The proteins below come from a single Arthrobacter sp. B1I2 genomic window:
- a CDS encoding alpha/beta hydrolase yields the protein MAPRGLTAVHARPDAAGARPAILVLPGGGYARQADHEAEPVADWLASLGIHAFVLRYRVAPDRHPGPLEDAKEAMLHIREGRHGLPVDTQRVGVLGFSAGGHLAATLSTAAATGNQDLDVPAAVPDLSVLCYPVASLTHETHQGSVANLLGDAPPSALLTALSAELNVTPGTPPAFLWHTADDDAVPVSNSLNYARALFAAGVPAELHVFPEGRHGLGLAEGEPGPRQWTSLCAAWLQRAGWTVSPAETATAG from the coding sequence ATGGCACCGCGCGGACTGACAGCGGTTCACGCCCGTCCGGACGCCGCCGGCGCACGTCCTGCCATCCTGGTCCTGCCGGGCGGGGGCTACGCCCGCCAGGCAGACCATGAAGCGGAGCCGGTGGCGGACTGGCTGGCCTCACTGGGCATCCACGCCTTTGTGCTCCGCTACCGGGTGGCCCCGGACCGGCACCCGGGGCCCCTGGAGGACGCCAAGGAGGCCATGCTCCATATCCGGGAGGGGCGGCACGGGCTCCCCGTGGACACGCAGCGCGTCGGCGTCCTGGGGTTTTCCGCCGGCGGACACCTGGCAGCCACCCTGAGCACGGCTGCCGCCACCGGGAACCAGGACCTGGACGTTCCCGCCGCCGTGCCGGATCTTTCGGTGCTTTGCTACCCCGTGGCGTCACTGACCCACGAAACGCACCAGGGATCCGTGGCCAACCTCCTTGGCGACGCGCCGCCGTCGGCCCTTCTTACGGCGCTCTCGGCGGAGCTGAACGTCACGCCCGGCACGCCGCCGGCGTTCCTCTGGCACACGGCCGATGACGACGCCGTTCCGGTCAGCAACAGCCTGAACTACGCCAGGGCACTGTTTGCCGCCGGCGTTCCGGCGGAACTGCACGTCTTCCCGGAAGGAAGGCACGGCCTGGGACTCGCAGAGGGTGAACCCGGACCCCGGCAGTGGACGTCACTGTGCGCGGCATGGCTGCAGCGTGCCGGGTGGACGGTATCCCCGGCTGAAACAGCAACGGCCGGCTGA
- a CDS encoding sugar phosphate isomerase/epimerase family protein, with translation MTTNSGTSAFSRLSINSATTKKWTLAQVVEGCVNAGIPSIGPWRDRVEEAGLDKAARLIKDAGLRVSSLCRGGFLTAPDAEGQAAALADNRTAILEAVALDTRELFLVVGGLAPGEKDVVAARQRVADRLADLVPFARENGVRLVLEPLHPMYAADRALISTLGQALDLAAPFDAAAVGVAVDTFHVWWDPELKAQIERAGREKRIASYQVCDFNMPIAADPLLSRGYMGDGVVDFATIGTWVRDAGYTGDIEVEIFNQEIWDTDGNTVLATVKERYAELVLPYA, from the coding sequence ATGACCACCAATTCAGGGACATCCGCTTTCTCCCGCCTGTCCATCAACAGCGCCACCACCAAGAAATGGACCCTCGCCCAGGTTGTTGAGGGCTGCGTCAACGCCGGCATTCCCTCGATCGGCCCCTGGCGCGACCGCGTTGAGGAAGCCGGCCTGGACAAGGCTGCCCGCCTGATCAAGGACGCCGGACTCAGGGTCTCCTCCTTGTGCCGCGGCGGGTTCCTCACCGCACCGGACGCCGAGGGGCAGGCTGCTGCCCTGGCGGACAACCGGACCGCCATCCTCGAAGCCGTTGCACTGGACACCAGGGAACTGTTCCTGGTGGTCGGCGGCCTGGCCCCGGGGGAGAAGGACGTAGTGGCAGCCCGGCAGCGCGTTGCCGACCGGCTCGCCGACCTGGTCCCCTTCGCCCGGGAAAACGGCGTCCGCCTGGTGCTGGAACCGCTGCACCCGATGTACGCCGCGGACCGCGCGCTCATCTCCACCCTGGGCCAGGCCCTGGACCTTGCGGCGCCCTTCGACGCCGCTGCGGTGGGGGTCGCCGTCGACACCTTCCACGTCTGGTGGGACCCCGAGCTGAAGGCACAGATCGAGCGGGCGGGCCGGGAAAAGCGCATCGCCTCCTACCAGGTTTGTGATTTCAACATGCCTATTGCCGCTGATCCGCTGCTGTCCCGCGGGTACATGGGCGACGGCGTGGTGGACTTCGCCACGATCGGCACCTGGGTGCGCGACGCCGGGTACACCGGGGACATCGAAGTGGAAATTTTCAATCAGGAGATCTGGGACACGGACGGCAACACTGTCCTGGCCACGGTCAAGGAGCGGTACGCGGAGCTTGTCCTGCCGTACGCCTGA
- a CDS encoding single-stranded DNA-binding protein, whose amino-acid sequence MSESITIRGFVATEITSSTTPGGVATASFRLGATTRRFDRESKTWGDGHTNWFTVQGYRQLAGTLGCSIRKGQPVIVVGKLKIRTWEKDGRVYHSTIIDADAVGHDLTFGSANFIRTASRPALSLVEQPPGPDDAPGMDQDPDEPEDRGDEHPEDHGHAAVVIEDSDGGLASLDLETGELAEV is encoded by the coding sequence ATGAGTGAATCGATCACCATCCGGGGCTTCGTGGCCACCGAGATAACGAGTTCCACCACGCCCGGCGGAGTGGCCACGGCCTCCTTCCGCCTCGGTGCCACCACCCGCCGTTTTGACCGGGAATCCAAAACCTGGGGTGACGGCCACACCAACTGGTTCACCGTCCAGGGCTACCGCCAGCTCGCGGGAACCCTGGGCTGCAGCATCAGGAAGGGCCAGCCGGTCATCGTGGTGGGCAAGCTGAAGATCCGCACCTGGGAAAAGGACGGACGCGTGTACCACTCCACCATCATCGACGCCGACGCCGTGGGGCACGACCTCACCTTTGGATCGGCCAACTTCATCCGCACGGCCTCCAGGCCTGCGCTCTCCCTCGTGGAGCAGCCTCCGGGCCCGGATGATGCCCCCGGGATGGACCAGGACCCGGACGAACCGGAGGACCGCGGGGACGAACACCCCGAAGACCACGGCCACGCTGCCGTCGTCATCGAGGACAGTGACGGGGGCCTCGCCTCCCTTGACCTGGAAACGGGGGAACTCGCCGAAGTCTAG
- the xylA gene encoding xylose isomerase: MTLSPTPADKFTFGLWTVGWTGADPFGVATRSALDPVEAVHRLAELGAYGLTFHDNDLVPFDASASERDLILKNFRAALAETGLKVPMVTTNLFSHPVFKDGGFTSNDRSIRRFALSKVLRNIDLAAELGAETFVMWGGREGSEYDGSKDLAAALDRMKEGVDTAAGYIKDKGYNLRIALEPKPNEPRGDIFLPTVGHGLAFIAQLEHGDIVGLNPETGHEQMAGLNFTHGIAQALWAGKLFHIDLNGQRGIKYDQDLVFGHGDLTSAFFTVDLLENGFPGGGPKYDGPRHFDYKPSRTDGYDGVWESAKANMAMYLLLKERALAFRADPQVQEALKTSGVFELGEPTLNAGETTADLLADAAAFEDFDADKAGERSFAFVRLNQLALEHLLGAR; the protein is encoded by the coding sequence ATGACTCTCTCGCCCACCCCCGCCGACAAATTCACTTTTGGCCTCTGGACCGTTGGCTGGACCGGCGCCGACCCGTTCGGCGTCGCCACCCGATCCGCGCTTGACCCCGTGGAGGCCGTGCACCGCCTGGCAGAGCTCGGCGCCTACGGCCTTACCTTCCACGACAACGACCTGGTCCCGTTTGACGCCTCCGCATCCGAACGGGACCTGATCCTGAAGAACTTCCGGGCAGCCCTGGCGGAGACCGGGCTGAAAGTCCCCATGGTGACCACCAACCTCTTCAGCCACCCGGTCTTCAAGGACGGCGGCTTCACCTCCAACGACCGCTCGATCCGCCGCTTCGCCCTGTCCAAGGTCCTTCGCAACATCGACCTGGCCGCGGAGCTGGGCGCCGAAACCTTCGTCATGTGGGGCGGCCGTGAAGGCAGCGAATACGACGGCTCAAAGGATTTGGCCGCCGCCCTGGACCGCATGAAGGAAGGCGTTGACACCGCCGCCGGCTACATCAAGGACAAGGGCTACAACCTGCGGATTGCGCTCGAGCCCAAGCCCAACGAGCCCCGCGGCGACATCTTCCTGCCCACGGTGGGCCACGGCCTGGCCTTCATCGCCCAGCTGGAGCACGGCGACATCGTGGGCCTCAACCCCGAGACCGGACACGAGCAGATGGCCGGGCTGAACTTCACCCATGGCATCGCCCAGGCCCTGTGGGCCGGCAAGCTCTTCCACATCGACCTCAACGGCCAGCGCGGCATCAAGTACGACCAGGACCTCGTCTTCGGCCACGGCGACCTGACCAGCGCCTTCTTCACCGTGGATCTCCTCGAAAACGGCTTCCCGGGCGGTGGCCCGAAGTATGACGGCCCCCGGCACTTCGACTACAAGCCGTCGCGCACCGATGGCTACGACGGCGTCTGGGAGTCTGCCAAGGCCAACATGGCCATGTACTTGCTGCTGAAGGAACGTGCCCTTGCCTTCCGCGCCGACCCGCAGGTGCAGGAAGCCCTCAAGACCTCCGGCGTCTTCGAACTCGGCGAACCCACCCTCAACGCGGGCGAAACCACCGCCGACCTGCTGGCAGACGCCGCCGCATTCGAGGATTTCGACGCCGACAAGGCCGGCGAGCGCTCCTTTGCCTTCGTCCGCCTCAACCAGCTCGCTCTCGAACACCTCCTGGGCGCCCGCTAG
- a CDS encoding xylulokinase, which yields MVLVAGIDSSTQSCKVVIRDADTGALVRQGRALHPEGSEVHPDHWWTALQKAVADAGGLDDVSAVAVGGQQHGMVCLDGDGAVIRPALLWNDTRSAGAAVELIKSAGGGDPAAGAQYWARATGTVPVASLTVTKLRWLAENEPENAAKVAAVCLPHDWLTWRLAGFGPGSGAEGLAALATDRSDASGTGYYSTAEGKYLPEVLSAALGHVPVLPRVLGPLEAAGRTPAGSLLAAGAGDNAAAALGAGAGLGDVVISLGTSGTVFAVSETPAADASGLVAGFADAAGHYLPLVCTLNATRVFDATAALLGVDLSEFNRLALSAGPGAGGLTLVPYFDGERTPNLPDATGSLHGITRANYTPANLARAAVEGVVCSLADGLAALQAQGVSVNRILLVGGGAQSGAVQEVAAGLLGAGITVPQPGEYVADGAARQAAAALTGGFPAWTADAVDLPLGKDDGGVLARYRRFASLYA from the coding sequence ATGGTTCTCGTCGCAGGGATCGACAGCTCCACCCAGTCCTGCAAGGTGGTGATCCGCGACGCGGACACCGGGGCACTGGTCCGCCAGGGCCGGGCACTCCACCCAGAGGGCAGCGAGGTCCACCCGGACCACTGGTGGACCGCCCTCCAAAAGGCGGTGGCCGACGCCGGCGGGCTGGATGACGTCAGCGCCGTCGCCGTCGGGGGCCAGCAGCACGGCATGGTCTGCCTGGACGGCGACGGTGCGGTGATCCGGCCGGCACTGCTGTGGAATGACACCCGCAGCGCCGGGGCAGCCGTGGAGCTCATCAAGAGTGCCGGCGGCGGCGATCCCGCCGCCGGCGCGCAGTACTGGGCCCGCGCCACCGGCACTGTCCCCGTTGCCTCGCTGACGGTGACCAAGCTTCGCTGGCTGGCGGAGAATGAACCGGAGAACGCAGCAAAGGTAGCCGCTGTGTGCCTCCCGCACGACTGGCTGACCTGGCGGCTCGCCGGCTTCGGCCCGGGCAGTGGAGCCGAAGGGTTGGCCGCCCTGGCCACGGACCGATCCGACGCGTCAGGCACGGGGTACTACTCGACGGCGGAGGGCAAGTACCTCCCGGAGGTCCTGTCCGCCGCGCTCGGCCATGTGCCGGTCCTTCCGCGTGTCCTTGGTCCGCTGGAGGCTGCGGGCAGGACGCCGGCGGGCAGCCTTCTGGCCGCAGGCGCCGGAGACAACGCGGCCGCAGCCCTCGGTGCGGGGGCGGGTTTGGGCGACGTCGTCATATCGCTGGGCACGTCCGGTACCGTTTTTGCGGTCTCGGAAACGCCGGCGGCAGATGCGTCGGGACTGGTGGCGGGGTTTGCCGATGCTGCCGGGCACTACCTGCCACTGGTCTGCACGTTGAACGCTACGCGCGTTTTCGATGCCACAGCCGCGCTGCTGGGCGTGGACCTTTCGGAATTCAACCGGCTGGCCCTGTCAGCTGGTCCCGGCGCCGGAGGGCTCACCCTGGTCCCCTACTTTGACGGGGAGAGGACGCCCAACCTGCCGGACGCCACGGGTTCGCTGCACGGCATCACCCGGGCCAACTACACCCCGGCCAACCTGGCGCGCGCCGCCGTCGAAGGCGTGGTCTGTTCCCTGGCTGATGGCCTGGCCGCACTGCAGGCCCAGGGCGTGTCCGTCAACCGGATCCTGCTGGTGGGCGGGGGCGCGCAGTCGGGCGCCGTCCAGGAAGTCGCAGCGGGCCTGCTGGGGGCAGGCATTACGGTGCCACAGCCGGGTGAATACGTTGCGGACGGTGCGGCACGCCAGGCAGCGGCGGCACTCACCGGAGGCTTCCCGGCCTGGACGGCAGACGCCGTCGACCTTCCTTTGGGAAAGGACGACGGCGGTGTGCTGGCCCGGTACCGCCGGTTCGCCTCGCTGTACGCCTAG
- a CDS encoding Gfo/Idh/MocA family protein, which yields MGFETKTIRIAMNGITGRMGYRQHLLRSILPIRDAGGFTLEDGTRVQVEPILVGRNEAKIRELAEKHKVSEWTTDLDAVINDPTVDVVFDASMTSLRAATLKKAMLAGKHIFTEKPTAETLEEAIELARIGKEAGVTAGVVHDKLYLPGLVKLRRLVDEGFFGRILSIRGEFGYWVFEGDIQAAQRPSWNYRKEDGGGMTTDMFCHWNYVLEGIIGKVKSVNAKTATHIPARWDESGKEYKATADDASYGIFELETPGGDEVIGQINSSWAVRVYRDELVEFQVDGTHGSAVAGLNKCVAQQRAHTPKPVWNPDLPVTESFRDQWQEVPANAELDNGFKLQWEEFLRDVVAGREHRFGLLSAARGVQLAELGLRSNDERRTLDIPEITL from the coding sequence ATGGGCTTCGAAACCAAAACCATCCGTATCGCCATGAACGGGATCACCGGCCGGATGGGCTACCGCCAGCACCTGCTGCGCTCCATCCTGCCCATCCGCGATGCCGGCGGCTTCACCCTCGAGGACGGCACCCGGGTCCAGGTTGAACCCATCCTGGTGGGCCGCAACGAGGCCAAGATCCGCGAGCTCGCGGAAAAGCACAAGGTTTCCGAATGGACCACCGACCTGGACGCCGTGATCAACGACCCCACTGTCGACGTCGTTTTCGACGCCTCCATGACCAGCCTTCGCGCCGCCACCCTGAAGAAGGCCATGCTGGCCGGCAAGCACATCTTCACCGAAAAGCCCACGGCGGAGACACTGGAAGAGGCCATTGAACTCGCCCGGATCGGCAAGGAAGCCGGCGTCACGGCCGGCGTCGTGCACGACAAGCTGTACCTGCCCGGCCTGGTCAAGCTCCGCCGCCTGGTGGATGAAGGCTTCTTCGGCCGCATTCTCTCCATCCGCGGCGAGTTCGGCTACTGGGTCTTCGAAGGCGACATCCAAGCGGCACAGCGCCCGTCCTGGAACTACCGCAAGGAAGACGGCGGCGGAATGACCACGGACATGTTCTGCCACTGGAACTACGTCCTGGAGGGCATCATCGGCAAGGTCAAGAGCGTCAACGCCAAGACCGCCACCCATATCCCCGCCCGCTGGGACGAATCCGGCAAGGAATACAAGGCCACCGCCGACGACGCCTCCTACGGCATCTTCGAGCTCGAGACCCCCGGCGGTGACGAGGTCATCGGCCAGATCAACTCCTCCTGGGCCGTCCGCGTCTACCGGGACGAACTGGTGGAATTCCAGGTGGACGGCACGCACGGCTCCGCCGTCGCCGGCCTGAACAAGTGCGTCGCCCAGCAGCGTGCCCACACCCCCAAGCCCGTATGGAACCCGGACCTGCCCGTCACCGAGTCCTTCCGGGACCAGTGGCAGGAAGTGCCCGCCAACGCCGAACTGGACAACGGCTTCAAGCTGCAGTGGGAGGAGTTCCTCCGCGACGTGGTAGCCGGCCGCGAACACCGGTTCGGCCTGCTCTCCGCAGCCCGCGGTGTGCAGCTGGCCGAACTGGGCCTGCGGTCCAACGACGAACGCCGCACCCTCGACATCCCGGAGATCACGCTCTGA
- a CDS encoding LacI family DNA-binding transcriptional regulator, whose amino-acid sequence MAASTLTEVARLAGVSPATASRVLNGSARKPGQDIAERVRQAADSLGYIPNAQAQGLAKSSSGLIGLIVHDIADPYFAAIARGVQEAAREQRKMVLLATTGGGPAEEKEAVAAFAARRADSIVIAGSRSCRDQDRDGNAELAAELDRYCRNGGRVAVVGHPVVGATAAEGYHVVKVPNQELAGQLATELAAGWDGDFVIVGGPEGLLTSDDRVRGFQEGLEQAGRRPAEILRSAFNRSGGYEAGLQLAARIKAARSGDAAAPKLCIFAVNDVMAIGAAAALRSEGLRIPRDAAIAGFDDIETLRDFRPALSTVRLPLEDIGRFATRSTGRQPNGEEPEGAPDDITGEVTLRRSTEAAA is encoded by the coding sequence GTGGCTGCAAGTACCCTTACCGAGGTGGCCCGCCTTGCCGGCGTCTCTCCCGCCACCGCTTCCCGGGTGTTGAACGGCTCGGCCCGGAAACCGGGCCAGGACATCGCCGAACGCGTCCGGCAGGCGGCGGATTCGCTGGGTTACATCCCCAATGCCCAGGCCCAGGGCCTGGCAAAATCCAGCTCCGGCCTGATCGGCTTGATCGTCCATGACATCGCCGACCCCTATTTCGCCGCCATCGCCAGGGGTGTTCAGGAGGCCGCCCGGGAACAACGCAAAATGGTGCTGCTCGCCACTACCGGCGGCGGACCGGCTGAGGAGAAGGAAGCGGTGGCCGCCTTCGCGGCGCGTCGGGCAGACTCGATCGTGATCGCCGGTTCCCGTTCCTGCCGCGACCAGGACCGGGACGGCAATGCCGAGCTGGCCGCCGAGCTTGACCGGTACTGCCGCAACGGCGGCCGGGTTGCAGTGGTGGGGCATCCCGTCGTGGGTGCAACCGCTGCGGAGGGGTACCACGTGGTGAAGGTCCCCAACCAGGAGCTCGCCGGCCAGCTCGCCACCGAGCTCGCGGCGGGCTGGGACGGGGACTTCGTCATTGTCGGCGGCCCCGAGGGCCTCCTGACTTCCGATGACCGCGTCCGGGGCTTCCAGGAAGGACTGGAGCAAGCCGGGCGCCGGCCGGCAGAGATACTCAGGAGTGCGTTCAACCGGTCCGGCGGATACGAAGCCGGGCTGCAACTGGCCGCGAGGATCAAGGCAGCCCGGTCCGGGGACGCGGCAGCACCCAAGCTGTGCATTTTCGCCGTCAACGATGTGATGGCCATTGGGGCCGCGGCAGCACTTCGGTCCGAGGGGCTGCGCATTCCCCGTGACGCAGCGATCGCCGGCTTTGACGACATTGAAACCCTCCGCGACTTCAGGCCCGCCCTTTCCACGGTCCGCCTGCCCTTGGAGGACATCGGACGCTTTGCCACCAGGTCTACCGGCCGGCAGCCGAACGGCGAAGAGCCGGAAGGCGCTCCCGATGACATCACGGGCGAGGTCACTCTGCGGCGCAGCACGGAAGCGGCGGCCTGA
- a CDS encoding ROK family protein, with translation MVMPAPAVAGPGGAAPGTVGDVRRSNLALVLGAIADFPPGTHPSRAQVAGATGLTKASVSSLVLDLLDAGIIREIGLNPQGRGRPGVGLELSPSRAVMGMEINVDYISAAVVDLAGTVLIREIQDRDNRDSLDGPVVAALAVLVARVRSAAGEQGVEVLGGGLAVPGLVDPAASRVLTAPNLGWVNVDLDLDALLPEAPLGVELFNEANAAALAELRHRPDGAANFLFVSGEVGVGGGIVIGSELFTGPGGHAGEVGHIVVDPDGGHCSCGGTGCLETVAGQDAIFFAAGLAPDGNSRSALMSLLLKALEAGEPRAVSAVGRAGRCLGIALASTARVVNIDSVVLGGHFALLEPWLRAPLLESLAKYAPGKYASSQVTVSAVGESGALLGAAGSVIRSLVEAPHLLHA, from the coding sequence ATGGTGATGCCGGCGCCTGCAGTGGCGGGGCCCGGAGGGGCTGCCCCCGGAACCGTGGGGGACGTCCGCCGCAGCAACCTGGCGCTGGTCCTGGGCGCAATCGCCGATTTCCCGCCCGGCACCCACCCCAGCCGCGCACAGGTCGCGGGCGCCACCGGCCTGACCAAAGCATCGGTGTCCAGCCTGGTGCTGGACCTCCTGGACGCAGGAATCATCCGCGAGATAGGGCTCAACCCGCAGGGGCGCGGCCGGCCGGGCGTGGGGCTGGAACTCAGCCCCAGCCGGGCGGTCATGGGAATGGAAATCAACGTCGACTACATTTCTGCAGCAGTCGTCGACCTTGCCGGGACTGTACTCATCCGGGAGATACAGGATCGCGACAACCGCGACAGCCTGGACGGGCCGGTGGTGGCCGCGCTCGCAGTCCTTGTTGCCCGGGTGCGCAGTGCGGCGGGGGAGCAGGGCGTCGAGGTCCTGGGCGGCGGCCTGGCGGTGCCCGGACTCGTTGACCCTGCCGCGTCGCGGGTGCTCACCGCTCCCAACCTGGGTTGGGTCAATGTGGACCTTGACCTTGACGCCCTGCTGCCCGAGGCTCCACTGGGAGTGGAATTGTTCAACGAGGCCAATGCCGCAGCCCTGGCGGAACTGCGGCACCGGCCGGACGGGGCGGCAAACTTCCTCTTCGTCTCCGGTGAGGTGGGTGTCGGCGGCGGCATTGTCATCGGATCCGAACTGTTTACCGGCCCAGGAGGCCACGCCGGCGAAGTGGGACACATCGTGGTGGACCCCGACGGCGGGCACTGTTCGTGCGGCGGGACCGGCTGCCTGGAAACGGTGGCCGGCCAGGATGCCATCTTCTTCGCTGCCGGTCTGGCCCCGGACGGGAATTCGCGTTCGGCGCTGATGTCCCTGCTCCTGAAGGCACTGGAGGCAGGGGAGCCCCGGGCGGTTTCCGCCGTCGGGCGCGCGGGCCGCTGCCTTGGCATAGCGCTCGCCTCAACGGCGCGGGTTGTCAATATCGACTCGGTGGTCCTTGGCGGCCACTTCGCACTCCTGGAACCATGGCTTCGTGCCCCGTTACTGGAAAGCCTGGCGAAGTATGCGCCGGGCAAGTATGCGTCCAGCCAGGTGACGGTGTCCGCGGTGGGCGAGTCGGGCGCCCTGTTGGGAGCAGCAGGCAGTGTGATCCGGTCCCTCGTGGAGGCGCCGCACCTGCTGCACGCGTAG
- a CDS encoding DUF6993 domain-containing protein, whose translation MRPTPNSRRNNRARAALACAVLACFLSGCAAGPSGSRPAIEGSGSQASSPGAAAGPDTQGQPVEAADPATLGTHASGKALAATAGGASPAADAAATEAVKRAVTDTLTKLAAGTPKPATAQVSDALTGAGIATAVLQVSQSRTPTGLEADAIEAAVLQGKDCVIGQVREGAVTVTVLPVLASGKCFVGS comes from the coding sequence ATGCGTCCCACCCCTAACAGCCGCCGGAACAACCGTGCCCGTGCCGCATTGGCATGCGCCGTCCTGGCCTGCTTTTTGTCGGGGTGTGCCGCCGGTCCGTCCGGGAGCCGGCCGGCAATTGAGGGCAGCGGCAGCCAGGCATCATCGCCAGGCGCGGCTGCCGGCCCCGACACCCAAGGGCAGCCGGTCGAAGCCGCGGACCCAGCCACGCTAGGCACCCACGCCAGCGGTAAAGCGCTCGCCGCCACGGCCGGGGGTGCATCGCCGGCGGCAGATGCCGCCGCCACCGAAGCGGTGAAACGGGCTGTTACGGACACCCTGACCAAATTGGCGGCAGGAACGCCAAAACCGGCCACTGCCCAGGTCAGCGACGCCCTGACCGGGGCGGGCATCGCAACGGCAGTGCTCCAGGTCTCGCAAAGCCGTACACCCACCGGACTGGAGGCCGACGCCATCGAAGCGGCGGTGCTGCAGGGCAAGGACTGCGTCATCGGGCAGGTGCGCGAAGGTGCCGTGACCGTCACGGTCCTGCCGGTGCTGGCCAGCGGCAAATGCTTCGTGGGCTCCTGA
- a CDS encoding dihydrodipicolinate synthase family protein: MTSLILPSEDGGTREYRLRGGTTWSRPTSPLTARRAYAAAHVIPEVLADNTPGAPARLDWDATMAYRHELWSYGLGVADAMDTAQRGMGLDWAATQQLIKRTGVEAASVVSAGNAATAGKSVRDLVSCGAGTDQLDLDALPSGEAGIKAVLEAYREQIAVISEAGPKVILMASRALARVASGPEDYLRVYSTLLQEVDQPVILHWLGTMFDPALAGYWGSEDVPAATETFLGLIRDNADKVDGVKVSLLDASHEVALRAALPEGVRLYTGDDFNYPELIDGDGSHHSDALLGIFAAIYPAASVALQNYDAGNAARAREILDSTRELGKHIFSAPTFYYKTGIAFMSWLNGKQPGFQMVGGLHSGRSVCHLARTFELADQAGLLKDPALAAFRMSDYLRINGVGV, translated from the coding sequence ATGACTTCCCTCATCCTTCCCTCCGAAGACGGCGGCACCAGGGAATACCGGCTCCGGGGCGGCACCACCTGGTCCCGCCCCACGTCGCCCTTGACGGCCCGCCGCGCCTACGCCGCAGCTCATGTCATCCCCGAGGTCCTCGCCGACAACACCCCCGGAGCCCCTGCCCGTCTGGACTGGGACGCCACCATGGCCTACCGCCACGAGCTCTGGTCCTACGGCCTGGGCGTCGCGGACGCCATGGACACGGCACAGCGCGGCATGGGCCTGGACTGGGCCGCGACGCAGCAGCTCATCAAGCGCACAGGAGTCGAGGCCGCTTCGGTGGTTTCCGCCGGCAATGCCGCCACCGCCGGGAAGTCCGTCCGCGACCTGGTTTCCTGCGGTGCCGGCACCGACCAGCTGGACCTTGACGCCCTGCCCTCCGGCGAAGCGGGCATCAAGGCCGTCCTGGAGGCATACCGGGAGCAGATCGCCGTGATCAGCGAGGCCGGACCCAAGGTTATCCTCATGGCTTCGCGCGCCCTGGCAAGGGTGGCCAGCGGTCCCGAGGACTACCTGAGGGTGTACTCCACCCTGCTGCAGGAAGTGGACCAGCCCGTGATCCTGCACTGGCTGGGCACCATGTTCGATCCCGCCCTGGCCGGCTACTGGGGCTCTGAGGACGTTCCCGCAGCCACCGAAACCTTCCTGGGCCTCATCAGGGACAACGCGGACAAGGTGGACGGCGTCAAGGTCTCGCTGCTGGACGCCAGCCACGAGGTGGCCCTGCGCGCAGCACTGCCTGAAGGCGTCCGCCTCTACACGGGCGACGATTTCAACTACCCCGAACTCATCGACGGCGACGGCAGCCACCACTCGGACGCCCTGCTGGGCATCTTCGCGGCGATCTACCCGGCCGCCTCTGTGGCCCTGCAGAACTACGACGCCGGAAACGCCGCCAGGGCCCGCGAAATCCTGGACTCCACCAGGGAACTGGGCAAGCACATTTTCAGCGCCCCCACGTTCTACTACAAGACCGGCATCGCCTTCATGTCCTGGCTCAACGGCAAGCAGCCCGGCTTCCAGATGGTGGGCGGCCTGCACTCGGGACGCTCTGTCTGCCATCTCGCCAGGACCTTCGAACTGGCAGACCAGGCAGGACTGCTCAAGGACCCCGCGCTGGCCGCCTTCCGGATGTCGGATTACCTTCGGATCAACGGGGTGGGAGTATGA